One genomic window of Arachis hypogaea cultivar Tifrunner chromosome 8, arahy.Tifrunner.gnm2.J5K5, whole genome shotgun sequence includes the following:
- the LOC112707209 gene encoding uncharacterized protein isoform X2, protein MASLLSCSSLPSPRQGFTKLNVNGWLSDTDHRAGFGCHLTNDCGGWLVGISGFLGNTSILYAELFAVERGLLLAWDWGIRKLLCHSDSLMAVTLVSDHLDYHHQYAGLMADIQNLLGRDWEVQLQHTLRGMNSCADLLAKKGARDDDALKVWLLPPLPMKCLMINDSMDIPCDYDYTGTSNAVSSSTSSSTEPLDEDTKNLDYDSDAKNSKMQMASIHLGSSSPSRHEPGTVSWEFTPEGFTKLNVEGSLCESHDRAGFGCLLKDDCGAWIVGISGFLGNVSILYAELIALKRGLILAWDWGIRMLLCHSDSLMVVSLVSGDLDYHHEYAGLVADIQNLLERDWEVHVERTPSKGVSSADWLAKQGANDVDALKIWLLPPLPMNFSLMGEDSMDVPCVYDFTGKYEAGTSLIISSTDEDTENPDYDLELIEAKKAIMQARMEEELIQAQLAQDEPRIVCWVCPPQGFAKLNVDGSFYEKQQKAGFGCLLRDDCGTWVVGISGFLENSSTLHAELAAVERGLLLAWDWGIRKLICHSDSMTVVSLVSNGGNHDRHQFAGLLANIQELLQRDWQVQVEHTLREGNSCADWLAKDGAKDDVVLKVWLLAPPSMGDLLMDDFMGVPSLRPSNQKTVSKLERAVRARLRGKR, encoded by the exons ATGGCAAGTCTTCTTTCTTGTTCATCTCTTCCTTCTCCACGGCAGGGCTTCACTAAGCTGAATGTGAATGGTTGGTTATCTGACACTGATCACAGAGCTGGGTTTGGTTGTCATCTTACAAATGATTGTGGCGGTTGGTTGGTTGGAATTTCTGGTTTTTTGGGGAACACTTCAATTCTATATGCTGAGTTGTTTGCTGTCGAAAGAGGCCTCCTTCTCGCCTGGGATTGGGGGATCCGTAAGCTTCTTTGTCATTCGGATTCTTTAATGGCTGTGACTTTGGTGTCCGATCATCTTGACTATCACCATCAATATGCTGGATTGATGGCTGATATCCAAAATTTGTTAGGCCGAGATTGGGAGGTGCAACTTCAGCACACTCTAAGAGGAATGAACTCTTGTGCTGATTTGTTGGCCAAGAAAGGGGCTAGGGATGACGATGCACTCAAGGTCTGGCTTCTACCTCCACTACCAATGAAGTGCTTGATGATAAATGATTCCATGGATATTCCTTGTGATTATG ATTATACCGGGACAAGCAATGCTGTTTCTAGTAGCACTTCATCAAGCACCGAGCCTCTCGATGAAGATACAAAGAACCTAGATT ATGACAGTGATGCCAAGAATTCTAAAATGCAG ATGGCAAGTATTCATTTGGGTTCATCATCGCCTTCTCGGCATGAGCCAGGTACTGTTAGTTGGGAGTTTACACCAGAGGGGTTCACAAAGCTGAATGTGGAAGGTAGCTTATGTGAAAGTCATGACCGGGCGGGCTTTGGCTGTCTGCTTAAGGATGATTGTGGTGCTTGGATTGTGGGTATTTCTGGTTTTCTTGGGAATGTTTCCATTCTATATGCTGAGTTGATTGCTTTGAAAAGGGGCCTCATTCTAGCTTGGGATTGGGGCATCCGTATGCTTCTTTGTCATTCGGATTCTTTAATGGTGGTGTCTTTGGTATCTGGTGATCTTGACTATCATCATGAATATGCTGGATTGGTGGCTGATATCCAAAATCTACTTGAGCGAGATTGGGAGGTGCATGTTGAGCGCACACCTAGTAAAGGGGTATCTTCTGCTGATTGGTTAGCTAAGCAAGGGGCTAACGATGTTGATGCTCTAAAGATATGGCTTTTACCTCCACTACCAATGAACTTCTCTCTGATGGGCGAAGATTCCATGGATGTTCCTTGTGTTTATG ATTTTACTGGGAAATATGAAGCTGGCACTTCATTGATCATCAGTTCGACCGATGAAGATACAGAGAATCCAGATT ATGATCTTGAACTGATTGAAGCCAAGAAAGCTATAATGCAAGCAAGGATGGAGGAGGAACTCATTCAGGCTCAGCTTGCTCAA GATGAACCAAGGATAGTCTGTTGGGTGTGTCCGCCACAGGGGTTCGCAAAGCTGAACGTGGATGGTAGCTTTTATGAAAAACAGCAAAAGGCAGGCTTTGGCTGTTTGCTGAGGGATGATTGTGGTACTTGGGTGGTTGGCATCTCCGGCTTCCTTGAAAACAGTTCCACTCTGCATGCCGAGTTGGCTGCTGTCGAAAGAGGCCTCCTTCTAGCCTGGGATTGGGGCATCCGAAAGCTTATATGTCATTCAGACTCTATGACCGTTGTGAGCTTGGTCTCGAATGGCGGCAACCATGATCGCCATCAATTTGCTGGATTGTTGGCTAATATCCAAGAACTGTTGCAGCGAGACTGGCAGGTCCAGGTTGAGCATACTTTGAGAGAAGGGAACTCTTGTGCTGATTGGTTAGCGAAGGACGGGGCTAAAGACGATGTTGTGCTCAAGGTCTGGCTGCTAGCTCCACCGTCAATGGGTGACTTACTGATGGATGATTTCATGGGAGTCCCCTCTCTTAGACCTTCAAACCAGAAGACAGTTAGCAAGTTGGAGAGAGCCGTTCGCGCCAGATTGCGCGGCAAGAGATGA
- the LOC112707209 gene encoding uncharacterized protein isoform X1, whose translation MASLLSCSSLPSPRQGFTKLNVNGWLSDTDHRAGFGCHLTNDCGGWLVGISGFLGNTSILYAELFAVERGLLLAWDWGIRKLLCHSDSLMAVTLVSDHLDYHHQYAGLMADIQNLLGRDWEVQLQHTLRGMNSCADLLAKKGARDDDALKVWLLPPLPMKCLMINDSMDIPCDYDYTGTSNAVSSSTSSSTEPLDEDTKNLDYDSDAKNSKMQVRIEEELTQALTSRMASIHLGSSSPSRHEPGTVSWEFTPEGFTKLNVEGSLCESHDRAGFGCLLKDDCGAWIVGISGFLGNVSILYAELIALKRGLILAWDWGIRMLLCHSDSLMVVSLVSGDLDYHHEYAGLVADIQNLLERDWEVHVERTPSKGVSSADWLAKQGANDVDALKIWLLPPLPMNFSLMGEDSMDVPCVYDFTGKYEAGTSLIISSTDEDTENPDYDLELIEAKKAIMQARMEEELIQAQLAQDEPRIVCWVCPPQGFAKLNVDGSFYEKQQKAGFGCLLRDDCGTWVVGISGFLENSSTLHAELAAVERGLLLAWDWGIRKLICHSDSMTVVSLVSNGGNHDRHQFAGLLANIQELLQRDWQVQVEHTLREGNSCADWLAKDGAKDDVVLKVWLLAPPSMGDLLMDDFMGVPSLRPSNQKTVSKLERAVRARLRGKR comes from the exons ATGGCAAGTCTTCTTTCTTGTTCATCTCTTCCTTCTCCACGGCAGGGCTTCACTAAGCTGAATGTGAATGGTTGGTTATCTGACACTGATCACAGAGCTGGGTTTGGTTGTCATCTTACAAATGATTGTGGCGGTTGGTTGGTTGGAATTTCTGGTTTTTTGGGGAACACTTCAATTCTATATGCTGAGTTGTTTGCTGTCGAAAGAGGCCTCCTTCTCGCCTGGGATTGGGGGATCCGTAAGCTTCTTTGTCATTCGGATTCTTTAATGGCTGTGACTTTGGTGTCCGATCATCTTGACTATCACCATCAATATGCTGGATTGATGGCTGATATCCAAAATTTGTTAGGCCGAGATTGGGAGGTGCAACTTCAGCACACTCTAAGAGGAATGAACTCTTGTGCTGATTTGTTGGCCAAGAAAGGGGCTAGGGATGACGATGCACTCAAGGTCTGGCTTCTACCTCCACTACCAATGAAGTGCTTGATGATAAATGATTCCATGGATATTCCTTGTGATTATG ATTATACCGGGACAAGCAATGCTGTTTCTAGTAGCACTTCATCAAGCACCGAGCCTCTCGATGAAGATACAAAGAACCTAGATT ATGACAGTGATGCCAAGAATTCTAAAATGCAGGTAAGGATAGAGGAAGAACTCACTCAAGCTCTGACTTCTCGA ATGGCAAGTATTCATTTGGGTTCATCATCGCCTTCTCGGCATGAGCCAGGTACTGTTAGTTGGGAGTTTACACCAGAGGGGTTCACAAAGCTGAATGTGGAAGGTAGCTTATGTGAAAGTCATGACCGGGCGGGCTTTGGCTGTCTGCTTAAGGATGATTGTGGTGCTTGGATTGTGGGTATTTCTGGTTTTCTTGGGAATGTTTCCATTCTATATGCTGAGTTGATTGCTTTGAAAAGGGGCCTCATTCTAGCTTGGGATTGGGGCATCCGTATGCTTCTTTGTCATTCGGATTCTTTAATGGTGGTGTCTTTGGTATCTGGTGATCTTGACTATCATCATGAATATGCTGGATTGGTGGCTGATATCCAAAATCTACTTGAGCGAGATTGGGAGGTGCATGTTGAGCGCACACCTAGTAAAGGGGTATCTTCTGCTGATTGGTTAGCTAAGCAAGGGGCTAACGATGTTGATGCTCTAAAGATATGGCTTTTACCTCCACTACCAATGAACTTCTCTCTGATGGGCGAAGATTCCATGGATGTTCCTTGTGTTTATG ATTTTACTGGGAAATATGAAGCTGGCACTTCATTGATCATCAGTTCGACCGATGAAGATACAGAGAATCCAGATT ATGATCTTGAACTGATTGAAGCCAAGAAAGCTATAATGCAAGCAAGGATGGAGGAGGAACTCATTCAGGCTCAGCTTGCTCAA GATGAACCAAGGATAGTCTGTTGGGTGTGTCCGCCACAGGGGTTCGCAAAGCTGAACGTGGATGGTAGCTTTTATGAAAAACAGCAAAAGGCAGGCTTTGGCTGTTTGCTGAGGGATGATTGTGGTACTTGGGTGGTTGGCATCTCCGGCTTCCTTGAAAACAGTTCCACTCTGCATGCCGAGTTGGCTGCTGTCGAAAGAGGCCTCCTTCTAGCCTGGGATTGGGGCATCCGAAAGCTTATATGTCATTCAGACTCTATGACCGTTGTGAGCTTGGTCTCGAATGGCGGCAACCATGATCGCCATCAATTTGCTGGATTGTTGGCTAATATCCAAGAACTGTTGCAGCGAGACTGGCAGGTCCAGGTTGAGCATACTTTGAGAGAAGGGAACTCTTGTGCTGATTGGTTAGCGAAGGACGGGGCTAAAGACGATGTTGTGCTCAAGGTCTGGCTGCTAGCTCCACCGTCAATGGGTGACTTACTGATGGATGATTTCATGGGAGTCCCCTCTCTTAGACCTTCAAACCAGAAGACAGTTAGCAAGTTGGAGAGAGCCGTTCGCGCCAGATTGCGCGGCAAGAGATGA